From Sphaerochaeta sp., a single genomic window includes:
- a CDS encoding bifunctional oligoribonuclease/PAP phosphatase NrnA has product MELPTYPATILELITQRKSVIIVGHVNPDGDCLSSEISLGKLLSGMGKKVVLANAGPFERTEIAKWKKYFVQEVTAEMHADDPLLIVTDCSTSDRIGTLYQQTKGLKTVVIDHHASGDPFGDERYIVPSSPSTTLLIQHLYHALQQPISKDAASFIFFGFATDTGYFRFINAGQGFALDYVSELVDLGVSPNAVYMTMTGGKSLPYIHYLGALIQRSEPFLDGKVMCSFCYQKDKEMYGEDRPSDLFYSQMLSVEGVQVVMLFKELPEGNTEVGFRSSHDSAVDVGILAATYGGGGHKHASGVTVARPIEEIRGMLLKDLTRQLS; this is encoded by the coding sequence ATGGAACTCCCAACGTACCCAGCGACCATTCTTGAGCTGATCACCCAACGCAAAAGCGTGATCATCGTCGGTCACGTCAACCCGGACGGGGATTGTCTGTCCAGCGAGATTTCGCTGGGCAAACTGCTCTCCGGCATGGGCAAGAAGGTGGTTCTAGCCAACGCCGGCCCGTTCGAGCGGACGGAGATCGCCAAATGGAAGAAATACTTCGTCCAGGAGGTCACCGCAGAGATGCACGCCGATGATCCTCTGTTGATCGTCACCGACTGCTCCACCTCCGACCGGATCGGTACGCTGTACCAGCAGACCAAGGGGCTGAAGACGGTGGTCATCGACCATCACGCCTCAGGCGACCCGTTCGGCGACGAACGATACATCGTCCCCTCCTCCCCTTCCACCACCCTGTTGATCCAGCATCTGTACCATGCGCTGCAACAGCCGATCAGCAAGGACGCCGCGTCGTTCATCTTTTTCGGATTCGCCACGGATACCGGCTATTTCCGGTTCATCAACGCAGGCCAGGGTTTCGCGCTGGACTACGTCTCCGAACTGGTCGATCTTGGGGTCTCACCCAACGCCGTCTACATGACGATGACCGGAGGCAAATCGCTTCCGTACATCCACTACCTTGGAGCTTTGATCCAACGCAGCGAACCGTTTCTGGATGGCAAGGTGATGTGTTCCTTCTGCTACCAGAAAGACAAGGAAATGTACGGGGAGGATCGTCCCAGTGACCTGTTCTACTCCCAGATGCTTTCCGTGGAAGGCGTCCAGGTGGTGATGCTGTTCAAGGAATTACCGGAGGGGAATACGGAAGTCGGATTCCGTTCCAGTCATGACAGCGCCGTGGATGTCGGCATTCTTGCCGCGACCTATGGTGGCGGTGGACACAAGCATGCAAGCGGAGTAACGGTGGCGCGTCCCATCGAGGAAATCCGCGGCATGCTTCTGAAGGACCTGACCCGCCAGCTTTCCTGA
- a CDS encoding ATP-dependent Clp protease proteolytic subunit, which produces MMERMQSFIPMVVEQNGVRERSYDIFSRLLKDRIVFLDGEINDGTADLVVAQMLFLESEDPKKDISLYINSPGGSVTAGLAVYDTMQYLASPVQTICMGQAASMAAVLLCGGSKGKRFILPSARVMIHQPWGNVEGQETDIRIQAKELERIKQLTIDILVRHTGRSRDEIIADTERDFFLTAPDAVNYGIVDSVMQRRG; this is translated from the coding sequence ATGATGGAACGGATGCAATCGTTCATTCCGATGGTGGTCGAACAGAACGGGGTCAGGGAGCGGTCGTATGACATTTTCTCCCGCCTGCTCAAGGACCGTATCGTATTTCTGGACGGCGAGATCAACGACGGCACGGCGGACCTGGTGGTGGCCCAGATGCTGTTCCTCGAGTCGGAAGACCCGAAGAAGGACATCAGCCTGTACATCAACAGCCCCGGTGGAAGCGTCACGGCGGGACTGGCCGTCTACGACACGATGCAGTACCTCGCCTCTCCCGTGCAGACCATCTGCATGGGTCAGGCGGCAAGCATGGCGGCGGTGCTGCTGTGCGGTGGCTCCAAAGGAAAACGGTTCATCCTTCCGTCGGCACGGGTGATGATCCACCAGCCGTGGGGAAATGTCGAAGGTCAGGAGACGGACATCCGCATCCAGGCCAAAGAGCTGGAGCGGATCAAGCAATTGACCATCGACATTCTGGTACGGCATACCGGACGGAGCCGGGATGAGATCATCGCCGACACGGAACGTGATTTCTTCCTCACCGCTCCGGACGCAGTGAACTATGGGATTGTTGACTCCGTGATGCAAAGGAGAGGATAG
- a CDS encoding 1-acyl-sn-glycerol-3-phosphate acyltransferase: MKTRNYGLPYRSMGFLWALARLGGGVMLKGDTIHARPFSHAIKGPAIVVSNHVSMFDWYFITRALPHTALHMVMGRYFLGVKWFDTLLRHGGVIPKAVFAHDNASAIASMRALRRGGVLAVFPEARLGVSGRLESIPQENIVMIKRLGLPVYSVHIDGASLMNPKWGARRDGALVEVSARQLFTAEEIKGTSLDAVRDALYQDLWFDDFQFLADHPEIHYRVEKPAEHLEYAVWSCPKCGAKYTLESDGNHIHCTACGLSATMDDRYGLSDGPATAQGWYDNAVDRLYAEADKEGEGYQLTSPVTLGTPDPQEQARATSRGTRGMRAGQERPFLPRHPGWNGRPSLLSVGRDVRPAVRGGKELGVIQRQGGMFHLPP; the protein is encoded by the coding sequence ATGAAAACGCGGAATTATGGTCTGCCATACCGGTCGATGGGCTTCTTGTGGGCTCTGGCGCGGTTGGGTGGTGGCGTGATGCTCAAGGGCGACACGATCCATGCGCGCCCGTTCTCCCATGCCATCAAAGGACCGGCCATTGTGGTAAGCAACCATGTCTCGATGTTCGATTGGTATTTCATCACCCGTGCGCTTCCCCATACAGCGCTCCACATGGTGATGGGCAGGTATTTCCTGGGAGTGAAATGGTTTGATACGCTGCTTCGTCATGGCGGCGTGATCCCCAAGGCGGTCTTCGCCCATGACAACGCCTCGGCCATCGCGTCGATGCGCGCCCTCCGTCGGGGTGGGGTGCTCGCCGTATTTCCCGAAGCCAGGCTTGGGGTGAGCGGGCGGCTGGAGTCAATCCCCCAAGAGAACATCGTGATGATCAAACGCTTGGGGCTGCCCGTCTACAGCGTCCACATCGACGGCGCGTCTTTGATGAATCCCAAATGGGGCGCTCGCCGTGACGGTGCCTTGGTCGAAGTGTCCGCCCGACAACTGTTTACTGCAGAAGAGATCAAGGGAACTTCGTTGGATGCGGTGCGGGACGCGCTGTACCAAGACCTGTGGTTTGATGACTTTCAGTTCCTTGCCGATCATCCCGAGATCCATTATCGGGTTGAGAAGCCGGCTGAGCATCTGGAATATGCCGTCTGGTCCTGTCCGAAGTGTGGTGCGAAGTATACGTTGGAAAGCGATGGAAATCACATCCACTGTACCGCATGCGGACTCTCCGCGACGATGGATGACCGCTATGGCCTTTCCGATGGCCCTGCCACCGCTCAAGGCTGGTACGACAATGCGGTGGACCGTCTGTACGCCGAGGCGGACAAGGAAGGGGAGGGGTATCAGCTGACCTCACCGGTTACCCTCGGCACTCCTGACCCACAAGAACAAGCAAGGGCAACGAGTCGCGGGACGAGGGGTATGCGTGCTGGACAAGAACGGCCTTTCCTACCAAGGCACCCAGGATGGAACGGACGTCCATCTCTCCTTTCCGTTGGACGGGATGTACGTCCTGCCGTTCGGGGCGGGAAAGAACTGGGTGTCATACAACGACAAGGCGGAATGTTTCATCTTCCGCCCTGA
- the rdgB gene encoding RdgB/HAM1 family non-canonical purine NTP pyrophosphatase — translation MKILLASSNTHKKTEIARMLKQHEVLLPSDLGITFSCDETGKTFIENAMLKANALHAAAPKGVVIMADDSGLCVDALGGRPGIYSARYGMKGGIELSAAEKNALLLSELSAFPQWKDRTAHFVCALVVRLDDHRIFVFQEAVDGHIMDKPSGTAGFGYDPVFFIDQAGCGMAELPEGEKDNFSHRGRAIRDFLKEMQ, via the coding sequence ATGAAAATCCTTTTGGCAAGTTCCAATACCCATAAAAAAACGGAGATCGCGCGGATGCTCAAGCAGCACGAGGTGTTGCTGCCCTCCGACCTTGGCATCACCTTCTCGTGCGATGAGACGGGGAAGACGTTCATCGAGAATGCCATGCTGAAAGCCAACGCCTTGCATGCGGCCGCGCCGAAGGGTGTGGTGATCATGGCCGACGACAGCGGGCTGTGTGTCGACGCGTTGGGCGGCAGGCCCGGCATCTATTCGGCGCGCTATGGCATGAAGGGCGGGATCGAGCTTTCCGCGGCAGAGAAGAACGCGCTGCTCCTTTCCGAACTGAGCGCCTTCCCCCAGTGGAAGGACCGGACGGCCCATTTCGTCTGCGCCCTGGTGGTGCGTCTGGACGACCACCGGATCTTCGTCTTCCAGGAAGCGGTGGATGGACACATCATGGACAAGCCATCCGGCACGGCGGGATTCGGCTATGACCCTGTCTTCTTCATCGACCAGGCCGGATGTGGGATGGCGGAGCTTCCCGAAGGGGAAAAAGACAATTTCAGCCACCGGGGACGGGCCATCCGTGATTTTCTCAAGGAGATGCAATAA
- the tig gene encoding trigger factor translates to MSEEKNIKELENSSVALTLTVPSDRIEADYKKTLDKYVKNIQIKGFRKGHVPVSVLEAKYGESLRAESTFDTMEAFLKENIDKLDPKDKPLPYSTPELQDEEKLLPFKPNTDVTFTVKYDVMPVFELPPYKGLTFTLPKVVVSDDDVNKEIDHLREQNAMVVDKKGVAEDGDIVNIDYVELDDKGQEVASTARKDFTFTVGSGYNYYEIDKDVLGMKAGDEKTFQKSYPAEFKTSDLAGKTITLKVAMKSVKHKDIPALDDDFAQDVKEEYKTVADLVKATREKLEGQVKQKRDDEKFNKLADQLAQNVKVALPTSMVDFELDRDWKNYIRQSGLSEEQITKFLDYQKKSKEDLLNEWRPEAEKALKVQLVMDKIKDTEKFEVSKEELDKACDEQLKDVTDESQKAYYRTMIEDDLRFRKVSEFLEKNNTFADGPEKSFEAYMNDEEEAKTEQAGA, encoded by the coding sequence ATGAGTGAAGAGAAGAACATCAAGGAGTTGGAGAACTCCAGCGTCGCGTTGACGCTTACCGTGCCGTCCGACAGGATTGAGGCGGACTACAAGAAGACCTTGGACAAATATGTGAAGAACATCCAGATCAAAGGGTTCCGCAAGGGCCACGTCCCCGTATCCGTACTGGAGGCCAAGTATGGTGAGTCTCTCCGCGCCGAGAGCACGTTCGACACAATGGAAGCGTTCCTGAAGGAAAACATTGACAAACTCGATCCGAAGGACAAGCCGCTTCCCTACAGCACACCGGAGCTCCAGGACGAAGAGAAGCTGTTGCCGTTCAAACCGAATACCGACGTCACCTTCACGGTGAAATACGATGTCATGCCGGTCTTCGAGCTTCCCCCGTACAAAGGACTCACCTTCACCCTGCCCAAGGTAGTGGTCAGTGACGACGACGTGAACAAGGAAATCGACCACCTGCGCGAGCAGAACGCCATGGTCGTTGACAAGAAAGGTGTCGCCGAGGATGGGGACATCGTCAACATCGACTATGTCGAGCTGGATGACAAGGGTCAGGAAGTCGCCTCCACCGCACGGAAGGATTTCACCTTCACCGTGGGCAGTGGATACAACTACTACGAGATCGACAAGGACGTCCTGGGAATGAAGGCCGGGGACGAGAAGACGTTCCAGAAGAGCTATCCCGCGGAATTCAAGACCTCCGATCTGGCTGGCAAGACCATCACGCTGAAAGTGGCGATGAAGAGCGTCAAGCACAAGGATATCCCGGCACTGGATGATGATTTCGCCCAGGATGTCAAGGAAGAGTACAAGACCGTCGCCGATCTGGTCAAAGCCACCCGTGAGAAGCTGGAAGGCCAGGTGAAGCAGAAGCGGGATGACGAGAAGTTCAACAAGCTGGCCGACCAGCTTGCCCAGAACGTCAAGGTCGCGCTTCCCACGAGCATGGTGGACTTCGAGCTTGATCGTGACTGGAAGAACTACATCCGCCAGAGCGGCCTGAGCGAAGAGCAGATCACAAAGTTCCTGGACTACCAGAAGAAGAGCAAGGAAGACCTGCTGAATGAATGGAGACCGGAAGCGGAGAAAGCGCTGAAGGTCCAGCTTGTCATGGACAAGATCAAGGACACGGAGAAGTTCGAAGTGTCCAAGGAAGAATTGGACAAGGCGTGCGATGAGCAGCTGAAGGACGTCACCGACGAAAGCCAGAAGGCGTACTACCGCACGATGATCGAAGACGATCTGAGATTCCGGAAAGTCAGCGAATTCCTGGAGAAGAACAATACGTTCGCCGACGGGCCGGAAAAGAGCTTCGAAGCCTACATGAACGATGAGGAAGAAGCGAAGACCGAACAAGCAGGAGCGTAA
- the pepF gene encoding oligoendopeptidase F, whose translation METKKRADVDIHDQWDLSSLFASEADWEQGVLRLKEYTKEAPTWKAKMREGKQGLLDTLAWYGELSILSERVGCYAMLRYSADASDPKDVRMYGLASQTLSELGSALSWFEPQLLALDDQTLRGYLDDTSFAPYRIWLSKELRAKQHVLSEPEERLLAMQSECAQTPHLAFSDLTNVDLDFGSIDGKPLTQSTYATFMTNPDRMIRKMAYDQLYHAFEVHQHTIARLYEGSVNEDIFHARARSFDSSRQRALFPDAISDQVYESLVDTVHQAFGSLHRYYELKRKVLGLDRLGHWDVYVPLVKGVSFKSTYDDAVQTVCKALKPLGESYVRTIHAGLTTEGWVDRYENKGKRSGAFSSGCYTSKPYILLNFTGEEINDLFTMIHEGGHSMHSYYSKRNNPFFCYDYTIFEAEVASTFNEQLLFHYLYDHAESKEQKAFLLGKQLDDIVATLFRQVMFAEFEDGVHRQVEGGEPLTVESLRERYRNLLEAYFGDQVEFTPQSDLEGLRIPHFYTAYYVYKYATGISAAIALSQRVLGGGEAERDDYLSFLKSGGSRFPMDSLRLAGVDMADGSAVRAATKRFSELLDAFESQMLS comes from the coding sequence ATGGAAACCAAGAAACGTGCTGACGTGGATATCCACGACCAATGGGATCTTTCCAGCCTGTTCGCCTCGGAAGCGGATTGGGAGCAGGGAGTGCTTCGGCTGAAGGAATACACCAAGGAAGCGCCCACATGGAAAGCGAAGATGAGGGAAGGCAAACAAGGGCTTTTGGATACGCTTGCCTGGTATGGAGAGCTTTCCATTCTTTCCGAACGGGTCGGATGCTACGCCATGCTGCGCTACAGCGCCGACGCCTCCGATCCCAAGGACGTCCGGATGTACGGATTGGCAAGCCAGACGCTTTCCGAACTGGGCTCGGCCCTCTCCTGGTTCGAGCCACAGTTGCTTGCGCTGGACGACCAGACGCTTCGGGGGTATCTGGATGACACATCCTTTGCCCCATACCGGATCTGGCTCTCCAAGGAACTCAGGGCAAAACAGCACGTCCTTTCCGAACCGGAGGAACGGCTCCTCGCCATGCAGTCGGAGTGCGCCCAGACGCCGCATCTTGCCTTCTCCGACCTCACCAATGTGGATCTTGATTTCGGCTCCATCGACGGCAAACCGCTGACGCAGAGCACCTACGCCACGTTCATGACCAATCCCGACCGGATGATCCGCAAAATGGCGTACGACCAGCTCTACCATGCGTTCGAGGTACACCAGCACACCATCGCCCGTCTGTACGAGGGATCGGTGAATGAGGATATCTTCCACGCGCGGGCACGCTCGTTCGATTCCTCGCGTCAACGGGCCTTGTTCCCTGACGCCATCAGCGACCAGGTGTACGAATCACTGGTGGATACCGTCCACCAGGCGTTCGGCTCACTGCACCGCTACTATGAGCTGAAGCGGAAAGTACTGGGGCTTGACCGTCTCGGCCACTGGGATGTGTACGTCCCGTTGGTCAAAGGCGTCTCGTTCAAGAGCACCTACGATGATGCGGTACAGACGGTGTGCAAAGCGCTCAAGCCACTGGGCGAATCCTATGTGAGGACGATCCACGCAGGCCTCACCACCGAAGGATGGGTGGACCGGTATGAGAACAAAGGGAAGCGCAGCGGCGCGTTCTCCAGCGGGTGCTACACCAGCAAGCCGTACATTCTTCTGAACTTCACCGGAGAAGAGATCAACGACCTGTTCACCATGATCCACGAAGGCGGGCATTCCATGCACAGCTACTACAGCAAACGGAACAACCCGTTCTTCTGCTACGACTACACGATCTTCGAGGCGGAAGTCGCTTCCACGTTCAACGAACAGCTGTTGTTCCACTACCTGTACGATCACGCGGAATCCAAGGAACAGAAAGCGTTCCTGCTGGGCAAACAGCTGGATGACATTGTCGCCACGCTGTTCCGGCAGGTGATGTTCGCTGAGTTCGAGGATGGCGTGCATCGCCAGGTGGAAGGGGGAGAACCTCTCACCGTGGAAAGCCTCAGGGAACGGTACCGCAACCTGCTGGAAGCGTACTTCGGAGACCAGGTGGAATTCACCCCCCAGAGTGATCTGGAAGGACTTCGCATCCCCCACTTCTACACGGCCTACTACGTGTACAAGTACGCCACCGGCATCAGCGCGGCCATCGCGTTGTCCCAGCGGGTTCTGGGCGGCGGGGAAGCGGAACGGGACGATTATCTGTCCTTCCTGAAGAGCGGAGGCTCTCGTTTCCCGATGGATTCCCTGCGCCTTGCCGGCGTGGACATGGCCGATGGTTCGGCGGTGAGGGCTGCGACGAAACGATTCTCTGAGCTCCTGGACGCGTTCGAGTCCCAGATGCTCAGCTGA
- a CDS encoding 8-oxoguanine deaminase → MKTIMLKGIKALLQEGGKESLRDADLVIEGNRIKQVGKDLPVPSDTQVIDCRHDVAIPGLVNTHHHFYQTLTRALPSVQNAKLFDWLTSLYEVWKGIDTDAVTTSSLLAMSELVRTGCTTTTDHHYLYPKGFDGDIMALQFQAADQIGMRFSPTRGSMSLSKKDGGLPPDSVVQTEEEILSDSERCIRSFHDPSPLSMHRIVLAPCSPFSVTKECMEESARLARSYGVRLHTHLCETKDEEETCMRMYGVRPLALMEECGLFGPDVFYAHGIHFNDEELRALAKAGCSIAHCPSSNMRLGSGICRVREMLDLGINVGIGVDGSASNDSSDMLGELRMAMLLQRVRYGASALTVGEVMRMGTENGAAMLGYTKVGRLYPGWAADIALFNVDDIAYAGAQADPVASLVFCGDSHIADMTIINGKIVVRKGKVLGVDEEELARHANEVAEQLLCKTY, encoded by the coding sequence ATGAAAACCATCATGCTGAAAGGGATCAAAGCGTTGTTGCAGGAAGGAGGGAAGGAAAGCCTCCGTGACGCAGATCTTGTGATCGAAGGGAACCGGATCAAACAGGTAGGGAAGGACCTTCCCGTACCCTCGGACACCCAGGTGATCGATTGCCGCCACGATGTGGCCATCCCCGGGCTGGTCAACACCCACCACCATTTCTACCAGACACTGACCCGTGCGCTTCCTTCCGTGCAGAACGCCAAACTGTTCGACTGGCTGACCAGCCTGTACGAGGTGTGGAAGGGCATCGACACCGATGCGGTGACGACCAGCAGCCTGCTTGCGATGAGCGAGCTGGTCCGCACCGGATGTACCACGACGACGGATCATCACTACCTGTACCCCAAAGGGTTCGACGGGGACATCATGGCGCTGCAGTTCCAGGCGGCCGACCAGATCGGCATGCGGTTCTCCCCGACCCGGGGGTCGATGAGCCTGTCAAAAAAAGACGGGGGGCTTCCCCCGGACTCGGTGGTCCAGACGGAAGAGGAGATTCTTTCCGACAGCGAGCGGTGCATCCGTTCGTTCCATGATCCATCCCCCCTCTCCATGCACCGGATCGTCCTGGCTCCCTGTTCCCCGTTCTCCGTCACCAAGGAGTGCATGGAGGAGAGCGCGCGTCTTGCCCGTTCCTACGGCGTGCGGCTCCACACCCACCTGTGCGAGACGAAGGACGAGGAGGAGACCTGCATGCGGATGTACGGCGTCCGCCCCCTGGCGTTGATGGAGGAGTGCGGTCTGTTCGGGCCGGATGTGTTTTACGCCCATGGCATCCATTTCAATGACGAAGAGCTCCGGGCTCTGGCAAAAGCGGGGTGTTCCATCGCCCACTGTCCTTCCAGCAACATGCGGCTGGGCTCGGGCATCTGCCGGGTGCGGGAGATGCTGGATCTGGGCATCAACGTCGGCATCGGTGTGGATGGATCGGCGTCCAACGACAGCAGCGACATGCTGGGGGAGCTTCGGATGGCCATGTTGCTGCAACGGGTCCGCTACGGCGCCTCGGCGCTTACCGTGGGGGAGGTGATGCGCATGGGGACGGAAAACGGCGCGGCCATGCTGGGCTACACAAAGGTAGGGCGCCTGTACCCGGGATGGGCCGCCGACATCGCCTTGTTCAACGTGGATGACATCGCCTATGCCGGCGCTCAAGCCGACCCGGTTGCCAGCTTGGTGTTCTGCGGGGACAGCCATATCGCCGACATGACGATCATCAACGGCAAGATTGTGGTACGCAAAGGAAAGGTGCTTGGCGTGGATGAAGAGGAACTGGCACGGCATGCCAATGAAGTGGCGGAACAATTGTTGTGTAAAACGTACTGA
- a CDS encoding glycerate kinase has protein sequence MHHFVLIPDKFKGTMSSSEICTIMKRSILRFYPDADVKSIPVADGGEGSVEAFLQAVGGERITVPGVKGPYGKPMEGFYGILPDGTAVLEMAATAGFALVGDDKHPDHTTTYGVGQLMLDAAKRGCRKMIIGLGGSSTNDAGCGCAAACGVTFRDAEGNPFVPVGGSLDRVHSIDLSTMNPVMHGVQIVAMCDIDNPFYGLNGAAYIFAPQKGADPLLVKVLDQNLMSLASVIKKERDIDIQSVPGSGAAGGMGGGMKAFFGATLQMGIETILDAVHFDQLMEHSDMVFTGEGKIDGQSLRGKVVIGVARAAKRHNVPVIAIVGDIADDVEGAYEEGVTGIFSINRLAIPYSESKLRAKGDLEKTMDNLLHCLTVLQK, from the coding sequence ATGCATCATTTCGTTTTGATTCCCGATAAATTCAAAGGGACCATGAGTTCGTCTGAAATCTGCACGATCATGAAACGTTCGATCCTTCGTTTCTATCCGGACGCGGACGTCAAAAGCATCCCCGTGGCCGATGGCGGCGAAGGAAGCGTGGAAGCATTCCTCCAGGCCGTAGGCGGAGAGCGGATCACCGTCCCTGGAGTCAAGGGACCGTATGGCAAACCGATGGAAGGCTTTTATGGCATTCTCCCCGACGGGACCGCCGTCTTGGAGATGGCAGCCACAGCCGGGTTCGCCTTGGTGGGGGATGACAAGCATCCTGACCACACCACCACCTATGGCGTCGGACAACTCATGCTGGATGCTGCGAAACGAGGCTGCAGAAAGATGATCATTGGTCTGGGAGGGTCCTCCACCAATGACGCGGGATGCGGGTGCGCCGCAGCTTGTGGCGTGACGTTCCGTGATGCCGAGGGCAATCCGTTTGTCCCGGTTGGTGGTTCGTTGGACAGAGTCCATTCCATTGACCTTTCCACGATGAATCCTGTGATGCATGGGGTCCAAATCGTCGCCATGTGTGACATTGATAATCCGTTCTATGGTCTAAATGGAGCAGCGTACATCTTCGCGCCCCAGAAAGGAGCTGACCCGTTGCTTGTCAAAGTGCTCGATCAGAATCTGATGTCACTCGCTTCCGTAATCAAAAAAGAACGGGATATCGATATCCAATCCGTTCCGGGAAGCGGTGCCGCTGGTGGAATGGGTGGCGGCATGAAGGCGTTCTTTGGCGCTACGCTTCAGATGGGCATTGAGACGATTCTGGATGCGGTACATTTCGACCAGTTGATGGAACACTCCGACATGGTGTTCACCGGGGAAGGAAAAATCGACGGCCAGTCGCTCCGCGGAAAAGTGGTCATTGGCGTCGCACGCGCAGCAAAACGCCACAACGTCCCGGTGATCGCGATCGTCGGGGATATCGCCGATGACGTGGAAGGCGCATATGAGGAAGGAGTAACAGGTATCTTCTCAATCAACCGATTAGCTATTCCGTATTCGGAATCTAAACTTCGTGCAAAAGGTGATCTCGAAAAAACAATGGATAATTTACTGCATTGTTTGACTGTTCTGCAGAAATAA
- a CDS encoding IclR family transcriptional regulator gives MNKETSSDRYNIKGAERCFQILDLAIKLDRSISIADVMQTFGVNTNMAFRLLSTVVSSGYMEKNEQTGQYSISLKSLQLSKNALLSLEIRRLTMPYLELVWTQYKKANLNLAVMYDKDIVVVDRIDSLTLPRTYFTPGKTLPFHASGLGKILVSEIPDDQLEQLITAKGLKSYTENTITTTEALHAELAKVRKEQVARDRQEFVVDDNCNAVPIRDKTGKIVAAISLSALQSNMSVEEVESTIPMLQETSKKISYMLGYNGALA, from the coding sequence ATGAATAAAGAAACGTCTTCCGATCGTTACAACATCAAAGGTGCAGAACGTTGTTTCCAGATCCTCGATCTGGCTATCAAACTCGACCGTTCCATTTCGATCGCCGATGTGATGCAGACCTTTGGCGTGAACACCAACATGGCGTTTCGCCTGTTGTCCACGGTCGTCTCCAGCGGATACATGGAGAAGAACGAACAGACGGGCCAGTATTCCATCTCCCTGAAAAGCCTGCAACTGTCAAAGAACGCATTATTGTCCCTGGAAATCCGAAGATTGACCATGCCGTACCTTGAATTGGTCTGGACGCAATACAAAAAAGCGAACCTGAACCTTGCCGTCATGTATGACAAAGACATTGTCGTCGTTGATCGAATCGACAGTCTCACCCTACCCCGTACCTATTTCACCCCTGGAAAGACGCTCCCATTCCATGCATCCGGTTTGGGGAAAATACTGGTAAGTGAGATTCCTGATGACCAGCTGGAACAGTTGATCACGGCAAAGGGATTGAAGAGTTATACGGAAAACACCATTACGACCACTGAGGCGCTTCATGCCGAACTTGCAAAAGTCCGGAAAGAGCAGGTTGCACGGGATCGTCAGGAATTCGTGGTTGACGACAACTGCAATGCCGTACCCATCAGGGACAAGACAGGAAAAATCGTCGCCGCCATCAGTCTCTCAGCATTACAGAGCAACATGAGTGTTGAAGAGGTGGAATCAACCATCCCCATGCTGCAGGAGACTTCCAAGAAGATCAGCTACATGCTTGGATATAATGGAGCGCTTGCGTAA
- a CDS encoding cupin domain-containing protein, giving the protein MLTFNTDCKAKDLGGGVTRKVLSYDETMMVCELTFKKGSVGSLHHHPHHQIGYVISGSFEVTCEGEKKILKAGDSYLIKPDQIHGVVALEDSKLLDVFTPMREDFIR; this is encoded by the coding sequence ATGTTGACGTTCAATACGGATTGTAAAGCGAAGGATCTTGGCGGAGGGGTCACCCGGAAGGTGCTCTCCTATGATGAGACGATGATGGTCTGCGAGTTGACGTTCAAGAAAGGCTCGGTGGGCAGCCTGCATCATCATCCGCATCACCAGATCGGATATGTGATCAGCGGCTCGTTCGAAGTGACCTGCGAAGGAGAGAAGAAAATCCTCAAGGCGGGGGACAGCTATCTGATCAAACCAGACCAGATCCACGGGGTGGTGGCGTTGGAGGATTCCAAACTGCTTGACGTATTCACCCCAATGCGGGAAGATTTCATCCGCTGA